Part of the Paludisphaera borealis genome, GCCGTGAGCTGGCTTCGCGAGCGGCCCAACGCGGTGGGCATCACACCGAAGACCCACGTGGCCCTGACTCTCACCGCCGACCCCCTACTCCGCTGGCGGCTGGTCGTCGTGCCGACGGTCGCCGCCGTGCTGACCATCGTCGGCCTGGGCGGCCTGGTTTACGTCGTCCGACACGAGTGACCCTCTGGATCGAACCGTATCACCGATGAAAACGTCGCGCACAACCTATGTCTTGATCGGTCTGTTCTTCGCCGGCCTGCTCCTCCTCTGGGGGCTCGAATTCACGGGCGTCCTCACCGAGTCGCAGCGGCGGAGACGGCAGGACCGCATCCTCCCCGCGCTCACGGACGTGATGGAGTCCGGAATCCAGAAGGTCGAAATCGACCGCAAGGGCGAGCGGCTGATCTTCGAGCGTCGCGGCCGGTACGGCTGGCAGATGCGGGGGCCGATCGACGCGGCGGCCGACGCCAACGACCTGGAGAGCCTGCTCCAGAACCTGCGGGCGCTCCGACGGTCGGCCGACGCCGGCGTGATCGACGCGCCCGCCGAATCGTACGGCCTGGCCCCGGCCGAGGCGACGTTGCGGCTGTGGGCCGGCGGCGCCCAGGGCGGAACGAGCCCGAAGGACCCCGTCGCCGTCCTCGAAATCGGTAAAACGGCCCAGAATCATCGGTATGTGAAGACCGACGACGCGGGCGGCATCGACGTCGTCGACCGGAGGGTGCTCACCGCGATCGATCGCCCGGCCGCCGAATGGCGCGACAAGATGCTCGCGCCGTTGCCGACCTTCCAGGTGACCGGCGTATCGATCCAGCGTCCCGGCGTGACGCTGAAGGCCGAGCGGATATCGGGCGGCCAATGGCGGCTGACCGAACCGGTCCGCCTCCCGGCCGACGGCTCCAAAATCGAGGCGGCGCTCGCCGCGCTCGCGGGCCTGCGGATCGCCGGACCGTCGGGCAGCTTCGCGGCTGACGACGTGAAGGATTTCGCGCCCTACGGCCTCGACAAGCCCGAGGCGACGATCGAGCTGACGTCTTCGGCCGATCCGTCGAACCCCACGGTCTTGATGGTCGGCAAGTCGCCCGCCGACCAGCCGGGCCGCGTCTACGTCCGCCGCGGCGACCAGGACGACGTGGCGCTCATCGACGCCAAATTCCTCGCCGAGATCCCCGCCGACCGGCTCGGCTTCCGGAGCCAGCATATCGCCGAGATAACGCCGCCGGCCGCCTACCGCATCGAGATCAAGGCCCCCGGCGGCCCGTTCGAGATGGTCCGCAATCCGGCGGGTTGGGATCTGGTCTCGCCTCAACCCGGCAAGGCCGACCGGTTCCTGGTGGATTCGCTGCTCGGCCAGATCGACGCCCTCCAGACCAGCGAATACCTCGACCCTTCGCAGATGATCGACGTCGGACTCGACCCGCCGATCATGTCGATCCGGGTCTGGGAGATCGAGTTGGGCGGGGCAAAGAACCGGAAGGCCCCGGCCGACGCTCCTCCCGCCTTCGAACTCGCGCTCGGCCGTCATGACATCCTCAAGAAGACGATCTACGGACGGCTCCCCGGCGACTCGTACGTCCTGGCGCTGCCAGACTCGTTCCTCAAGATGCTTCCCAAGAACTCGTACGCGTTTCGCGACCGCACGCTTCCCTCCGCACAGCCCGCCGGCGTCGCCAAGCTGACGTTCGTCCACGACGGCAGGACGACGGTCCTCGAACCGGATCGCGCTTCGGCCACTCCCAACCAGTGGCGGATGATCGCGCCCGTGAAAGCGCCGGCCGACGTCCGCGCGGTGACCGCCGTTCTCGCCGCCCTCTCGAACCTGCGAGCCGACGACTTCGCGGCCGACTCGGCCGGCGACGGCGTCGCATTCGGTCTCAATGCCCCACTGCTGGATCTGAACTGGGAGGGCGAGGGGGCGGCCGGCGGCCTGAAAGTCGGCAAGCAGGTTCCCGACAAGCCGTCGACCTATTACGCGGTCCTGAGCGGCTACCCTCCCGTGTTCACGCTCGACGCCCAGGCGCTTCAGCCCTACTTCGCCGAGATGCACGAGACCCTGGTGCAGAAATTCCCGCTCGACGACGTCCGTCGGCTGGTGCTGCGATGGCCGGATCGAACGCTCGCCTTCGCGCGGAGCAGCCAGCCCACGGGTCAACCGACCGACTGGTCGCCCGAGCCGGGAACCTCGGTTCAGGGGATCGACCTGTCCCGGTTCAACGACCTGGCCATCCACCTGTCGCAGCTTCACGCGGTTCGATTCGCGCAGTATGAAGGGCCGATCCCGACGTCTTCGGGCCTGGCCGAGCCGCGACTCAAGATCGAAATCGGCTTCGGCGCGGGCAAGCCGCCGAGCGTCGTGCGGCTCGGGTCGCCGACCCGCGACGGCTTCGTCCTGGCCACGACCGGCGACGGCGCGACGGGCCCGGTCTTCCTGCTGCCCGGTCCCGCGTGGGAAGCCCTGATCGAGCCGGGGGCCGAGGGATCGTCGGCACCGCTCCCCGACGACGTCTTCGCCCCGCTCGACGCGCGCTGAGACCTGGAAACCTGGCGATGACCGGGGCCATGCGTCTACTATAATATAGGATTGGAGAAGGAGAGCAGACCCGCCGCCGCCCCGGAGCCCGACTCGTGCTGAGCATCGTGAAGTACCCGCATCCCGCCCTTCGTTACACCTCGCGACCCGTGGGTCAGATCGACGATGAGCTGCGCGCCGTCGTCCGCGAGATGTTCGACCTGATGTACGAGGCGCGCGGAGTCGGCCTTGCCGCGAATCAGGTCGGGTTGCCGTTCCGGTTTTTCATCCTGAACGTTACGGCCGACCCGGACGAGAAGGACCAGGAGCTGGTGTTCATCAATCCCGAGATCGTCAAGCGGCACTCCTCGGCTGAGGACGAGGAAGGCTGCCTGAGTATTCCCGGCGTATATTCCAAGGTCCGGCGCGCCCGCAAGATCAAGGTGCAGGCGTTCGACCTCGCGGGCGAGCAGGTCGAATACGACGCCGACGAGCTGTTCAGCAAGGCGATCCAGCACGAGACCGACCACCTCGACGGCAAACTGTTCATCGACTACCTCGGCCCGCTCACCCGGCACTCGATGAAGGGGAAGCTCCGCGAGTTCGAGCTGGAGTTCCGCAAGGCCCAGGCCGGCGGCGAGGTTCCCGACGACGCCGAGATCGTCCGGCGGCTCAACGCGATGTCCGCCCCGAGCGCTGGGGCGATCGCAACCCTGAGCGGCACTTCGGCCGGCACCTGAACGATCGCCGGCGCAACGACCTTGATGGATGAGAGGCTTCGCTCATGGCCACGCCGATCGCGATCGTCATGCTGGGAACCGGCGACTTCGCCCTACCCTTGTTCGAGAGCCTGCACGGAGCGGGCCATCGGCTGCTGTCCCTCGTCACCCAGCCCGACCGCCCGCAGGGGCGTCATCAAGAGCTGATCCCCAGCCTGATCAAGCAGTCGGCCCTGCGCCTGGGCGTGCCCGTGTTTCAGCCCGAGAAGGTCAACGAGCCGGAGGCCGTCGAGTCGATCCGGGAACTCGCCCCCGACCTGCTGGTGACGGCGGCGTACGGCCAGATCCTCTCGCCCGAACTTCTAGGCGTCGCCCGGCTGGGAGCGATCAACCTGCACGGCTCGATCCTCCCCTCCTACCGAGGCGCGGCGCCGGTCGCCCGAGCGATCGAGCGGGGCGAGACCGAGGCCGGCGTGACCGTCATCCAGATGACGCCGAAGATCGACGCGGGGGGCATGATCGCCGTCGCCCGGACCCCGATCGATCCCGACGAGACGGCCGGCGAACTGGAAGATCGGCTGGCGCGCCTGGGGGCTCCGTTGACGCTCGACGTCATCGAGAAGATCATCGCCGGCCGGGCCGAGATCCTCCCCCAGGACGGTTCGCTCGTCACCAAGGCCCCGAAACTGCGGAAGGAGTCGGGCGTCATCGACTGGACCCGCCCCGCGCTTGAGATCCACAACCTGGTGCGGGCGATGCAGCCCTGGCCGATCGCCTCGACCACCTGGACCGCCCTCCCATGGACGCCCACCGGCCCGCTTCGCGTGATCGTCCACAAGACGCGCCCCGTCGAAGGCGAAGGCGAGCCCGGCGTCGTGCTGTCCGCCACCCAGGGCGACCTCGTCGTCGCCGCCGGCCAGGGGGCGATCCAACTGCTGGTCGTCCAGATTCCCGGCAAGAAACCCATGACGGCCGCGGAATTCCTTCGTGGTCGACACGTTCAGCCCGGCGATCAAATGGGTGATGGATCGAAATCGGCGCCGCGAACGTCGTCGTGAGTTATAGTGTCTTTGGCCCGACCGCTTCCTTTCGGAGCATCGACAGGAGCACTCCCGCGAAGATGACCGGACGAACCATCGCCATCGGCGACATCC contains:
- a CDS encoding DUF4340 domain-containing protein; its protein translation is MKTSRTTYVLIGLFFAGLLLLWGLEFTGVLTESQRRRRQDRILPALTDVMESGIQKVEIDRKGERLIFERRGRYGWQMRGPIDAAADANDLESLLQNLRALRRSADAGVIDAPAESYGLAPAEATLRLWAGGAQGGTSPKDPVAVLEIGKTAQNHRYVKTDDAGGIDVVDRRVLTAIDRPAAEWRDKMLAPLPTFQVTGVSIQRPGVTLKAERISGGQWRLTEPVRLPADGSKIEAALAALAGLRIAGPSGSFAADDVKDFAPYGLDKPEATIELTSSADPSNPTVLMVGKSPADQPGRVYVRRGDQDDVALIDAKFLAEIPADRLGFRSQHIAEITPPAAYRIEIKAPGGPFEMVRNPAGWDLVSPQPGKADRFLVDSLLGQIDALQTSEYLDPSQMIDVGLDPPIMSIRVWEIELGGAKNRKAPADAPPAFELALGRHDILKKTIYGRLPGDSYVLALPDSFLKMLPKNSYAFRDRTLPSAQPAGVAKLTFVHDGRTTVLEPDRASATPNQWRMIAPVKAPADVRAVTAVLAALSNLRADDFAADSAGDGVAFGLNAPLLDLNWEGEGAAGGLKVGKQVPDKPSTYYAVLSGYPPVFTLDAQALQPYFAEMHETLVQKFPLDDVRRLVLRWPDRTLAFARSSQPTGQPTDWSPEPGTSVQGIDLSRFNDLAIHLSQLHAVRFAQYEGPIPTSSGLAEPRLKIEIGFGAGKPPSVVRLGSPTRDGFVLATTGDGATGPVFLLPGPAWEALIEPGAEGSSAPLPDDVFAPLDAR
- the def gene encoding peptide deformylase; this translates as MLSIVKYPHPALRYTSRPVGQIDDELRAVVREMFDLMYEARGVGLAANQVGLPFRFFILNVTADPDEKDQELVFINPEIVKRHSSAEDEEGCLSIPGVYSKVRRARKIKVQAFDLAGEQVEYDADELFSKAIQHETDHLDGKLFIDYLGPLTRHSMKGKLREFELEFRKAQAGGEVPDDAEIVRRLNAMSAPSAGAIATLSGTSAGT
- the fmt gene encoding methionyl-tRNA formyltransferase, yielding MATPIAIVMLGTGDFALPLFESLHGAGHRLLSLVTQPDRPQGRHQELIPSLIKQSALRLGVPVFQPEKVNEPEAVESIRELAPDLLVTAAYGQILSPELLGVARLGAINLHGSILPSYRGAAPVARAIERGETEAGVTVIQMTPKIDAGGMIAVARTPIDPDETAGELEDRLARLGAPLTLDVIEKIIAGRAEILPQDGSLVTKAPKLRKESGVIDWTRPALEIHNLVRAMQPWPIASTTWTALPWTPTGPLRVIVHKTRPVEGEGEPGVVLSATQGDLVVAAGQGAIQLLVVQIPGKKPMTAAEFLRGRHVQPGDQMGDGSKSAPRTSS